GGCGGAACTGGAGCGTGCATCGCTGGCCGATTTCGATGCCGCGCTGGCGACGTCCGACATGCAGGGTTCGACGTCGGCGGAATTGATCGCCGACGTCATCGATCTGAAGTTGCCGTGGATGACCGGTTTTTCGCGTTCGGTCGCGGTGACGGCGGCCGGGTGTTACGCCCGTCTCGCGTCGGACGATGCCGGGCGCGAACTCGTGTACCGGGCTGGCCTGATTCACGGCATCGGCCGGGCCGCCGTGCCTAACGACGTGTGGAACCGGCCCGCGTCGTTGCCTGCGAGCGCGTGGGAAAAGGTGCGGCTGGTGCCGTACTGGACAGAGCGCGCCGGCAGGCAGACCGGCGCGCTGGGCGAAGCCGCCGTACTCGCGTCGTATGCGTACGAACGGCAGGACGGTTCAGGATATTTCCGCGGCGCGCGCGATCCGGCGCTGACACTGGAGGCTCGCGTGCTCGCTGCGTCGGTGGCGTGGGTTGCGTTGCGCTCGATGCGGCCGTGGCGCGCCGCGCTGACCGACGAGGCCGCCGCCCGCCTGTTGCGGGAAGAAGCAGCAAACGGCCGGTTATGCGGCGAGGCGGTGGGCGCGCTGGTGGCGGAAGGCGTTCCCGTCGCGAAACGCGTCGCACGAGGCGCGTCGCATAGCCCGCGCCTGTCTGCGCGAGAAATCGACGTGCTGCGCGCGATCTCCCGGGGTGCGAGCAACAAGGAGGTCGCCCAGGCGCTGACCATGAGTCCGAGCACGGTACGAACCCACGTCGAGAAGGCGTTTCGCAAACTCGAATGTTCGACGCGCGCTGCGGCGACCCTCAAGGCGTCGGCG
The Paraburkholderia caballeronis genome window above contains:
- a CDS encoding HD domain-containing phosphohydrolase, which translates into the protein MSDAEANHAALRIFDSVRALAFIGDLSMGQPTDHSLRTGWLAARLAHAAGLDASVCDAVREVSLLRWSGCTANAAGFAQVFGDDVAIRTAMLESRPGMAEAIGNAGAAMVPLAQVHCEVSGEVARILGLSTMTETALRHIFETWDGNGLPARLAHEKVPAAVLVVALAGDLEVFSRAYGVEQALGLIGQRAGTRYPARLVETAASHAGNWLAELERASLADFDAALATSDMQGSTSAELIADVIDLKLPWMTGFSRSVAVTAAGCYARLASDDAGRELVYRAGLIHGIGRAAVPNDVWNRPASLPASAWEKVRLVPYWTERAGRQTGALGEAAVLASYAYERQDGSGYFRGARDPALTLEARVLAASVAWVALRSMRPWRAALTDEAAARLLREEAANGRLCGEAVGALVAEGVPVAKRVARGASHSPRLSAREIDVLRAISRGASNKEVAQALTMSPSTVRTHVEKAFRKLECSTRAAATLKASAMGLI